From the genome of Lotus japonicus ecotype B-129 chromosome 6, LjGifu_v1.2, one region includes:
- the LOC130725023 gene encoding uncharacterized protein LOC130725023, with the protein MENAPSSFPKEFRTRTIIDDEGFPKYRRREDGRTVKKGKTVLDNRYVVPYNPLLLQKYRAHINVEYTCQISAIKYLFKYVHEGNDRVTAEFYRTSDSSNSSQVIDEIKNYYDCRYISTCEAAWRLFGFEVHYREPPVVRLPFHLPGEQSVVYNDGETVQDAIEKADIKKNKFIGWMEANQLYAAGRDITYSEYPTKFVWKDDTREWRPRKQGFSIGRISHVPPSCGEDYYLRILLNVQKGCTSFKDILTVKEVTYSTFKDACCALGLLEDDKEFVDAIKEASFWGSGEYLRRLFVVLLMSNNMSNPEVVWDKCWQELSDDILYRQRRRLDYPGLNLTDDQKKNLALAEIENMLQNNGRSLHNFVSMPYPSDIVVEDVGQRLIVEELNYDRNEMSEYLDQCLSSITNEQRHAYDKIINAVYGNKGGFFFLYGYGGTGKTFVWKTLSASIRSRGDIVLNVASSGIAALLLPGGRTAHSRFKIPIPITEDSTCNIKHNSPHAKLLIKAKLIIWDEAPMMSKWCYEALDKCLRDILRFTPGYDSSLPFGGKVVVLGGDFRQILPVIPRASMQDVISATINSSYLWPFCEVLILTKNMRLLQGSSCSSASDIAEFSEWLLTIGDGKVGQPVNGESKIQIPDEILIKNSETGFEDLVNYTYPDLLRNMSNSEYFRERSILAPTIQLVGKVNDYMMSRVSAEEREYLSSDSIYKEDGNVESELDAFSPEVLNAMNCSGLPPHKLSLKIGVPVILMRNIDQSNGLCNGTRLTVKRFGDHVIQCTVLTGTKAGSTVLIPRMTMNTNNTNLPFQFQRRQLPICVCFGMTINKAQGQTLGCVGLYLPRPVFSHGQLYVALSRVKSKQGLRILIENHDDLPSNTTINAVYEEVFDNITP; encoded by the exons ATGGAAAATGCTCCAAGTTCTTTCCCTAAAGAGTTTAGGACGAGGACCATTATTGATGATGAAGGTTTTCCTAAATATAGAAGAAGAGAGGATGGCAGGACTGTCAAAAAGGGCAAAACTGTGCTGGATAATAGATATGTTGTACCATACAACCCATTGCTACTCCAAAAATATAGAGCTCACATTAACGTTGAGTACACGTGCCAGATAAGTGCAATAAAATATCTTTTCAAGTATGTCCATGAAGGCAACGACAGAGTGACGGCTGAATTTTACCGAACTTCGGATTCAAGTAATTCATCCCAGGTGAttgatgaaataaaaaattactatgACTGCAGATACATCTCTACATGTGAGGCGGCATGGCGATTGTTTGGATTTGAAGTGCACTATAGAGAGCCTCCAGTTGTGAGGTTGCCATTCCATCTTCCGGGTGAGCAAAGCGTAGTGTACAATGACGGTGAGACAGTACAGGATGCAATTGAAAAGGCCGACATTAAGAAAAACAAGTTTATAGGTTGGATGGAGGCTAACCAACTTTATGCGGCTGGACGAGACATTACTTATTCAGAATATCCCACCAAATTTGTTTGGAAAGACGACACAAGAGAATGGCGCCCTAGAAAACAGGGTTTCTCAATTGGTAGAATTTCACATGTGCCTCCATCATGCGGCGAGGACTATTACTTAAGGATTCTTCTGAACGTTCAAAAAGGTTGCACGAGTTTTAAAGACATTCTCACTGTGAAAGAAGTGACCTACAGTACTTTTAAGGATGCGTGTTGTGCTCTTGGTTTGCTAGAAGATGACAAAGAATTTGTAGACGCAATAAAAGAGGCCAGCTTCTGGGGGTCAGGAGAGTATCTTAGAAGACTGTTTGTGGTGTTGTTGATGTCTAACAACATGTCAAATCCCGAGGTAGTTTGGGATAAGTGCTGGCAAGAGCTTTCAGATGATATTCTCTACAGACAAAGAAGACGCTTAGATTACCCAG GACTGAATCTAACAGATGATCAGAAAAAAAATCTGGCGCTCGCTGAGATTGAGAACATGCTACAAAATAATGGCAGGAGCCTGCACAATTTTGTTTCCATGCCTTATCCTTCAGACATTGTTGTCGAAGACGTTGGACAAAGACTGATTGTAGAGGAGTTGAATTACGACAGGAATGAAATGAGTGAATACTTGGACCAATGTCTCTCCTCAATAACTAACGAACAAAGGCATGCGTATGACAAAATAATTAACGCCGTCTATGGAAACAAAGGTGGATTTTTCTTCCTGTATGGCTACGGTGGGACGGGTAAAACCTTTGTCTGGAAAACGCTTTCAGCATCCATTCGATCAAGAGGTGATATTGTTCTCAATGTGGCTTCAAGTGGTATTGCTGCACTGTTGTTGCCTGGAGGAAGGACGGCGCACTCCAGGTTCAAGATTCCCATACCTATAACTGAGGATTCAACATGCAACATAAAGCATAACAGCCCTCATGCTAAATTGCTGATAAAGGCGAAACTGATCATTTGGGACGAAGCTCCTATGATGAGTAAATGGTGTTACGAGGCTTTGGATAAGTGCTTGAGAGACATTTTGAGGTTCACCCCAGGATATGACTCCAGCTTGCCGTTCGGAGGAAAAGTTGTGGTTCTGGGCGGTGATTTCAGGCAAATCTTACCTGTAATTCCAAGGGCATCCATGCAAGATGTCATCAGTGCAACAATAAATTCATCCTATCTATGGCCATTTTGTGAAGTTCTTATTTTGACAAAGAACATGAGACTCCTGCAAGGATCTTCGTGCTCAAGTGCATCAGATATAGCAGAGTTTTCAGAATGGCTGTTGACTATAGGTGATGGCAAGGTCGGACAGCCAGTTAACGGCGAATCAAAAATTCAAATACCAGATGAAATCCTTATAAAAAACTCAGAAACCGGTTTTGAAGACTTGGTCAATTATACCTACCCTGATTTGTTGCGTAACATGTCTAACTCTGAATACTTCAGGGAAAGATCCATTTTGGCCCCCACGATTCAACTGGTTGGAAAGGTCAATGATTACATGATGTCTCGGGTCTCGGCAGAAGAAAGGGAATACTTGAGCTCTGATTCAATATACAAAGAAGACGGCAATGTTGAGAGTGAGCTGGATGCATTTTCCCCCGAGGTATTGAATGCAATGAACTGTTCAGGACTGCCACCGCATAAGTTGAGTTTGAAAATTGGAGTCCCAGTAATATTAATGAGAAATATCGACCAGTCCAACGGATTGTGTAATGGAACAAGATTGACGGTGAAGAGATTTGGAGACCATGTCATTCAGTGCACCGTTCTAACTGGGACTAAAGCTGGATCTACTGTACTGATTCCTAGGATGACCATGAATACAAATAACACAAATCTACCGTTCCAATTTCAGAGACGGCAGTTGCCTATATGTGTCTGCTTCGGTATGACGATAAACAAAGCGCAGGGACAAACACTAGGGTGTGTTGGGTTATATCTTCCAAGACCGGTTTTTAGCCACGGACAATTATATGTGGCGCTATCAAGAGTCAAAAGCAAACAAGGGCTAAGGATCCTCATAGAAAACCACGACGATCTCCCTTCTAATACAACAATTAATGCTGTGTATGAAGAAGTGTTTGACAATATAACTCCATAA